CAAGGAAATGTTTTAGTAGAAGAGATTCAGGTTCCTGTCATCAATATGATTGCCATGGAAGAGGTGAAAATGAATTATATTGGAAAAATGTCCAGGAATATGGTTAAGGTGATGGCATCTTCTGTACTATTATTCTGGCAGAATCTTTTATTTGGTCTCTTAAGGAATATACAGGCAATTAGTTCTGTAAAAACTTTTTCATTGTTTGTATCTCTATTTGGATTAGCAGGTTTCGTGGTGTATGGAACAAAGTTATATAGATCTGCAAGGCAATACTGGAGATGCCGGGATGTCGGAAGGCAGCTGAGTGCACTTGCAGAAGTAGTCTTATATGGACTGATTCATGAAAAAGTCATAAAAACCTCTTTTGAGAAATTAAAAATTGTAAGCTCATCCAACAGAAATGATGGAGCATTCTGCTATCTGAAAGGAGGCAGCCAATACGAAAACGCGCAGTTTATCCAGACATTACAAGAGTTGGTTTCTCAGATAGATAACCCGAGATATCTATTGAAGCAGAAAAGAAATTCTTTTTTCCAAAAAAGTGAACAATACTTTCCGGTGCCGGAAATGTTTGCAAAAAACAAAAAGAGTGCGGAATTCTTCATGAAGGTCTGGAATAAAATTATGGGAACATCAGAACTGGTTTTTACCAGAACCATTGATGGTCGTAAAATTTTATTAAAATTAAGATTTGAATCTCTTTTAAAAAGAAATGGAAGAATAGAACACCTTCATAAATGGACAAGATAAAAAACAAACCCCTTAATAAATCAAGGGGTTTTGTTATTCATGAATTAGAATCTTTATGGGAACAAGCTCGGATGTGAACTTTGAAATATTAGTTTTTAATAACTTTAGTAGATTCGGTAGCGGTCTTGATAAAGTAAACGCCTTTAGGAAGCTCTGAAATACTAATTTCATTCAATCCTTTCTGAACCTGAACCGTTTTCAACATTTTACCATCAACACTGTAGACGCGTGCTTCAGAGTTGTTCTCTGCTGTAATGGAAAGTGGTCCATGGGTTGGATTAGGATAAAGAGTCAAGTTTTTTTGAGTGCTTTTATTTTCTGAAGTACCTAATACAATGTTACTATCTTTTACCCAGGTGAAAGCATCTAAAGCTACATATCTAAACCCGCCATTTGCTGTGATACGGAGTTCGTCAATAACAATGTTTGAGTAATTCTGGCCATTTAAGTTGGTCATATCTATCAAGGTATAACCATTGGTCGCTCCTAAACTTGTTGCAAATCCGTTGGTTTTTGTTTGGGTAAATTTTGTTACCCCGCTCAATTTTCCGGTTATCGTAAGGGAGCCTGTTACATTAAGATCAAGATTCAATGCCGAGAGATACATCCAGAATCTGTTTACTTTAAATAAATTAGAAGTCGTTCTGATACTGAAGGATGGTGGAGACTCTTGATTATTGGAATTATCAATGTAACGGTTATCATTGGCTGTTCCATTCCAGCCTGTTCCCGGATAGTTAGCTTGAATATCAAAAACACTTACATAGGAGATGATATTAAAGACAACCCCATTATCGGTGAAGCTTGTACTTGCGTTTGACTCCGTCTCAAATTGTTCTGTGCTGGTCTGCCCAAATGAAAAAAGTGAAATGAGCAGACTACAAATTGTAAAAATAGTAGTGCTTTTCATGATTTTTGTTTTAAATATTAGGTTATGATATGTATTAATCTCGCGGAGGGTAAATACCTTCCACACAGATGATATAATTTAATCCCAGATAAGGCGGCATATTATTCATAGGTAAATTTTGACCAACGAAAGCAATACTTTTGTTGTTAATAGCGGTATCAGGATCATTATTGACATAACTTGTCACTGCATTGAAATCTCTTCCTACCTGTGTTCCTGTAATAGCAATAGAGGTGGTAGCGTTTGGAGTAGATGTATTTGCGTTTTTATTGGCCACTTTAAGTTGAAAACCCGCTCCAACACTTGGAAGGTTTGAAGCCAATAATGTGTTTTGAGTTGTTCCGGCTACTACTCCCAGTGGATAAAATTCATTGGCATTTACATTTCCCGCTCCCAAAGCCATTCTTCCCTTTAAGTTGGGAAGGGCAAATGTTGTTATTCCGTCTCCACCATATGTGGTTCCTAAAAGAGAAAATAATGCCGAATTTCTTGAAATAGATAATATGCTTCCGTCACAAAACATCCAGCCTCTTGGTGCGAAATTTCCTGCAAATAATTTAACGATTCCCATGTACTCTTCCATGATATATTTTTTTAGCCTTTAATTTTCTTACTCTGTTGATGGCTTTTCAGATTCCGCCGTTAGTGATTTTTTCTTACCCAAAGGAACAACTAATCATAAGGCGGTACTAGAGTAGAAAATACCAAATTGAGTATTCCGTATTTCTACGGATAATGAATTTTTGAGGGGTAAATAAATTGAGTACATAAAGAGAAAAACGAAGCATGTACAGTTGAAGAATTAAGATATTTTTTTATTCATTACAAATCTGATTACAGTTTCAGATATCCATCTTCCATGATTCTTTATCATAAACCTAATTATCAAACACTTTTCCATCTAATTTCTCTCTCTGAAGTTTCTTCAAAAGCACTGTATTTAGTATTTTTGTAAGAATCCAATAAAAATTAAAATGAACGAATTCGTAGTATCAGAAATTAAAAATAATATTGCCGAAATTACATTCGGAACCCCAAAAAGTAATGCTCTTCCAGGAGCTATTTTAGAAAAACTTGCCCAAACCATTTTAGAAGAAGGAGCTAAAGATGAGGTAAAAGCGATCTTAGTAAAAAGTGAAGGGGAAAAGGCATTCTGTGCAGGAGCAAGTTTTGATGAACTTTTGGCTATTGAGGAGCTTGAGGCTTCAACAAAGTTTTTCGGAGGTTTTGCTAAAGTTCTGAATGCCATGAGAAATTGTGGAAAGATTGTAGTCGTAAGGGTTCAAGGAAAAACAACTGGCGGTGGAGTAGGAATTGCATGTGGTGCTGACTACTGTTTTGCAACAAAAGATTCTGCATTGGCACTTACAGAGATCAATCTAGGAATCGGACCTTTCGTTATTGGGCCTTACGTAGAAAGAAAGATCGGAAATCACAATTTTCAGCAATGGCTATTGATGCCGATTTCAGATCCGCTGAGTGGGCAGAACAACATAATGTGTATCATTCTGTTTCAGATAATATCCAGGAAATGGATGAAAAGCTTGAGAAGTTCTTACAAACTCTAGCCTCAAGAAGCAAGGAAGCTTTGGCATTGATCAAAAAAGTTTCATGGGAAGGAACAGATCATTTTAACGAACTTATGCCGGCAAGAATTCACATGAGCGCAAGCCTTATTTTAGAAGATTCTGCAAAAAAGAATATTGAAGCCATCAAAGAAAGATTGAGAGCAAAATAATTTCTTTTTACGCAAAAGATATTCACCGCTGATTATTTCAGCGGTTTTTTTATTGATAGAAAATTGGGAAAGGTCTTTTATTACGGTATTATTAATGAAGTTTTTCAATCTGAAAATAAGGATAATAACTAATGATTATTACTCTTATAACTTCAAGCTTCCATCATCTAAGTTCAAATTCATTTCCATAATTTTAAAAAAATATTTTGCAGGTTCATAAAAAATTATAACTTTGTAATTCAAAGTTCTTTTTATGGATTCAAAAAATTATCACGAAGATTTATCCCATATCCGTTCCATGATGGAACGGTCTTCCAGATTTATTTCTTTAAGCGGTCTCTCCGGAGTGGTAGCAGGTGTAGTAGCACTTTTAGGTGCGGGGTATGCTTATTTTGCCATGGAAAGTAAAAAAGTAGGGTATATGCATACGGGCAGGCTTAGCTTTACTACTGACTTGGTTCATGAGCTTATCATCACAGGATTGGTAGTTTTAGTAGCAGCAGTTTTCAGTGGCTATATTTTTACAGCTAATAAAAGTAAAAAGAAAGGATTAAAGATCTGGGATGCCACTACCAAAAGACTTTTAGTTACCTTTGCAGTCCCGTTAGCAGCTGGAGGGATCTTTTGTGCAGCCCTTATTGAACATCATTTACTAGTATGGGTTGCTCCTACCACTTTAATCTTCTATGGACTGGGATTGATTAGTGCTGAAAGGTATACCTTGCCGGATGTAAAATATCTGGGATATTGTGAAGTAGTCCTTGGGTTATTTTCCTTGTTTTTTCTGGGATGGGGATTATTTTTCTGGGCTGTAGGCTTTGGGATTTTGCATATTGTCTATGGGCTTATCATGCATAAGAAGTATCAATAATGGGAATTGGTTTTGTCATATTATTCCACCTTATCATTATAGCTATTTTGGCTTTCATATGTGCCATAATAGGTTGTCTGCTTATTTATTTCATCAGTGGAAAAGAAAAAAGAAAACGGAAAGTGATATTGGTATGTATAGCTCCTTTTGTGGCATTTTATACTTTCTATATCGTTGGTATTATTGGATTATCCATAATATCAGAGAATAAAAAAGTAGATATCGGAATTGGGGATGCATGGTATATTCCTTTGAAAAATAATCATCAACTGCTATTTATTGATATTCCGGAACAGGCGAGCATTAATAAAAACAATGGAGAAACTCAGATTTCAATGGTGGCAAGAATTGAAGAGAAAGGAAATCAGATTTTCGGAAAAACTTTTGATAATGAGTATTTTTTGTTGGATACAAAAACAGATATGTTGAAAAAGTTTACTACAGAGAAAGAGTTGGTTACGCTTCATTCAGATAAGAAACTCAAGTTGGAGGATGTTACAAAATTTTATTCAGAAAGAAAAAATAATATAATGGGATACTGGCCTCTGTTGATAGTATTCTTGTCTCTCATAATCAGCATTGGAGTGGTATATATATTAAAGTTAGTATTTAATCTTTTAATATTTGAAAAATCATCATATGTGTCATAAATAGGGCTTTTCGGAAGGAAAAAAAATTAATCCCTATTTTTGCACCGTTTTTTGAAACAAAAAAAGTGGTAAAACTATATCAGCAAAGGATTAATGAGAATGAAAAAATAGTCACATTTTGACTGTTTTAGAATAAATAAGATAAAGAAATGATCAAAATAAGTCAACTCAATAAAGAATTTGAAAGTCGTGTAAGATTGGGCATTATGTCTGTTCTTATGGTGAACGACTGGGTTGATTTCTCTGAAATGAAAGGATTGTTGGAGATTACAGACGGAAATCTTGCCAGTCATAGTAATGCCCTTGAAAAAGTGGGATATATTGAAGTGAAAAAAGAATTTGTAGGGAAGAAACCTAAAACCTCTTATCGAGTTACGCAGAATGGGAGACAAGCTTTTACAGATCATCTGGATGCGCTTGAAAAACTATTGGGACGCTAGTCCTATATTTTTTTGAATTTTTACTTTGTAATTCAAAGTTCTTTGTTTTAAATAAATATCATGAATAGGAAAACATTTTTAAAAAAGATTTTACAGATTTCAGTGCTGGGAGCTTTTCCGGGATTGTATTCATGGCAGGTAGAGCCGTTTTGGGTGGAATTTGTTCAGAGAAAGCTTCCTGTGAAAAACTTACCTAAGGCTTTGGATGGGAAAATACTGATGCAGATTTCCGATTTGCATGTAGGAGCTCGCTTCGATTGGAATTTTTTAATTGATTCTTTTCAAAAAGCTAAACAATACAAACCGGATTTTGTAGT
The Chryseobacterium tructae genome window above contains:
- a CDS encoding T9SS type A sorting domain-containing protein; translated protein: MKSTTIFTICSLLISLFSFGQTSTEQFETESNASTSFTDNGVVFNIISYVSVFDIQANYPGTGWNGTANDNRYIDNSNNQESPPSFSIRTTSNLFKVNRFWMYLSALNLDLNVTGSLTITGKLSGVTKFTQTKTNGFATSLGATNGYTLIDMTNLNGQNYSNIVIDELRITANGGFRYVALDAFTWVKDSNIVLGTSENKSTQKNLTLYPNPTHGPLSITAENNSEARVYSVDGKMLKTVQVQKGLNEISISELPKGVYFIKTATESTKVIKN
- a CDS encoding winged helix-turn-helix domain-containing protein; translated protein: MIKISQLNKEFESRVRLGIMSVLMVNDWVDFSEMKGLLEITDGNLASHSNALEKVGYIEVKKEFVGKKPKTSYRVTQNGRQAFTDHLDALEKLLGR
- a CDS encoding phage tail protein: MEEYMGIVKLFAGNFAPRGWMFCDGSILSISRNSALFSLLGTTYGGDGITTFALPNLKGRMALGAGNVNANEFYPLGVVAGTTQNTLLASNLPSVGAGFQLKVANKNANTSTPNATTSIAITGTQVGRDFNAVTSYVNNDPDTAINNKSIAFVGQNLPMNNMPPYLGLNYIICVEGIYPPRD